In Cyanobium sp. WAJ14-Wanaka, a single genomic region encodes these proteins:
- a CDS encoding universal stress protein, whose protein sequence is MFATVLFPIDRSRQARETAAVALQLVQQHSSDLVLLSVVEPGQDDPDEVARFLAEAKASFEGAGVPCQVLEREGKPAFVIGDVADEINADVIVMGTRGISLENDHQSTAARVIQLAPCPVLVVP, encoded by the coding sequence ATGTTTGCCACCGTTTTGTTCCCCATTGATCGCAGCCGCCAGGCCCGGGAAACGGCTGCGGTGGCCCTCCAGCTGGTGCAGCAGCACAGCAGCGACCTGGTGTTGCTTTCAGTGGTCGAGCCCGGCCAGGACGATCCCGACGAGGTGGCCCGTTTTCTGGCCGAGGCCAAGGCCAGCTTTGAAGGGGCCGGGGTGCCCTGTCAGGTGCTTGAGCGGGAGGGCAAACCCGCCTTTGTGATTGGTGATGTGGCCGATGAAATCAATGCCGATGTGATCGTGATGGGCACCCGCGGCATCAGCCTGGAAAACGATCACCAGAGCACGGCCGCCAGGGTGATCCAGTTGGCCCCCTGCCCCGTTTTGGTGGTGCCGTGA
- the mnmE gene encoding tRNA uridine-5-carboxymethylaminomethyl(34) synthesis GTPase MnmE, whose protein sequence is MNVSETIAAIATAVAPGEGSVAIVRISGPQAEEIGQRLFAAPGQQLWESHRVLYGHVQDPASGERVDEALLLLMRAPRSFTRETVVELHCHGGVVAVQRVLELVLAAGARRALPGEFSQRAFLNGRLDLTRAEAISEMVCSRSRRAAQLAMAGIDGGLQQQISAQRERLLDQLAELEARVDFEEDLPPLDGAAVVAALVEVRSELLELVQQARQGELLRQGLRVAIVGRPNVGKSSLLNLLSQRERAIVTDLPGTTRDLLESELVLEGVPLTLLDTAGIRPTSDRVEQLGIDRSRQALASADAVLLLFDLLEGWTAADQELLEQVPEAVALVVAGNKLDQWQAHGGPGADQPARADVVFSALTGEGREALVTELLRRCGAVPLEGLQVALNARQRDLAAAAAESLVRSLEAAEQQLPWDFWTIDLRAAVRSLGEITGEEVSEAVLDRVFSRFCIGK, encoded by the coding sequence ATGAATGTCAGCGAAACGATTGCCGCGATTGCCACTGCTGTGGCACCCGGGGAAGGCAGTGTGGCGATCGTAAGGATCTCCGGCCCCCAGGCGGAGGAGATCGGCCAGCGGCTATTTGCGGCGCCGGGTCAGCAGTTGTGGGAGAGCCATCGGGTGCTCTATGGCCATGTGCAGGATCCAGCCAGCGGTGAGCGGGTGGATGAGGCCCTGCTCCTGCTGATGCGGGCGCCCCGCAGTTTCACCCGCGAAACCGTGGTGGAACTCCATTGCCATGGCGGTGTGGTGGCGGTGCAGCGGGTATTGGAGTTGGTGCTGGCGGCCGGGGCGCGGCGGGCCCTGCCGGGGGAATTCAGCCAGCGGGCCTTCCTCAATGGCCGCCTCGACCTGACCCGGGCGGAGGCGATCAGCGAAATGGTTTGCTCCCGCAGCCGCCGGGCTGCCCAGTTGGCGATGGCGGGAATTGATGGCGGCCTGCAGCAGCAAATTTCAGCCCAGCGCGAACGTCTGCTGGATCAGCTAGCCGAATTGGAGGCCCGGGTGGATTTTGAGGAGGATCTGCCTCCCCTCGATGGGGCGGCGGTGGTGGCCGCCCTGGTGGAGGTGCGCTCGGAGCTGCTGGAGCTGGTGCAGCAGGCCCGCCAGGGGGAGCTGCTGCGCCAGGGGCTGCGGGTGGCGATTGTGGGCCGCCCAAATGTGGGTAAATCCAGCCTGCTCAACCTGCTCAGCCAGCGGGAGCGGGCAATCGTCACCGACCTACCCGGCACCACCCGCGATCTCCTCGAAAGTGAATTGGTGCTTGAGGGGGTCCCCCTCACCCTGCTGGACACCGCCGGGATCCGACCCACCAGCGACCGGGTTGAGCAACTCGGCATTGACCGCAGTCGCCAGGCCTTGGCTAGTGCCGATGCGGTGCTGCTGCTGTTTGATCTGCTGGAGGGCTGGACCGCCGCCGACCAGGAGCTGCTGGAGCAGGTGCCGGAGGCCGTGGCCCTGGTGGTGGCCGGCAACAAGCTGGACCAGTGGCAGGCCCATGGAGGCCCTGGGGCTGACCAGCCAGCCAGGGCAGATGTGGTGTTCAGTGCCCTGACGGGCGAGGGGCGCGAAGCGTTGGTGACGGAGCTGTTGCGCCGCTGTGGGGCCGTGCCCCTGGAGGGCCTGCAGGTGGCCCTCAATGCCCGCCAGCGGGATCTGGCCGCCGCCGCCGCCGAAAGTTTGGTCCGCTCCCTGGAGGCGGCGGAGCAGCAGTTGCCCTGGGATTTCTGGACCATCGACCTGCGGGCAGCGGTGCGCAGCCTCGGGGAAATCACAGGAGAAGAGGTGAGTGAGGCGGTGCTGGATCGGGTCTTTTCCCGCTTCTGCATCGGTAAGTAG
- the ylqF gene encoding ribosome biogenesis GTPase YlqF, producing the protein MSDLLSAAAPAIQWYPGHIAKAEKALSAHLAKVDLVIEVRDARIPRSTGHPRLQRWIEGKQHILVLNRLDMVPTAARAAWDAWFRADGIKPCWCDAKVGTGVKQLQQAAIRSGAALNARRAGRGMKPRPVRALMLGFPNVGKSALINRLVRQKVVDSARRAGVTRSLRWVRLGQDLDLLDAPGVLPPRLDDQQAALRLALCDDIGQAAYDSEAVAQAFVQLLAILEAIPAAGVAAGLLEKRYGLAVAALPNGAPDAQNWLAAVAEKHTSGDTVRMATKLLDDYRRAFLGPMALELP; encoded by the coding sequence GTGAGCGACCTGCTCAGTGCCGCTGCTCCAGCGATTCAGTGGTACCCGGGCCATATCGCCAAGGCGGAGAAGGCCCTCAGTGCCCACCTGGCCAAGGTGGACCTGGTGATCGAGGTGCGCGACGCCCGCATCCCCCGCTCCACCGGCCACCCCCGGCTCCAGCGCTGGATCGAAGGCAAGCAGCACATCCTGGTGCTCAACCGCCTCGACATGGTGCCAACGGCCGCCCGGGCGGCCTGGGATGCCTGGTTTCGCGCCGATGGGATCAAGCCCTGCTGGTGTGATGCCAAGGTCGGCACGGGCGTTAAGCAGCTGCAGCAGGCCGCAATTCGCTCCGGGGCGGCCCTCAATGCGCGTCGCGCCGGCAGGGGCATGAAACCGCGGCCGGTTAGGGCGCTGATGCTGGGCTTCCCGAATGTGGGTAAGTCGGCTCTGATCAATCGCCTGGTGCGCCAAAAGGTGGTGGACAGTGCCCGCCGCGCCGGCGTTACCCGCAGCCTGCGCTGGGTGCGCCTGGGCCAGGACCTCGACCTGCTCGATGCCCCTGGGGTGTTGCCACCCCGGCTGGATGATCAGCAGGCCGCCCTGCGCCTGGCCCTCTGCGACGACATTGGCCAGGCCGCCTACGACAGCGAGGCCGTGGCCCAGGCCTTTGTGCAGCTCCTGGCAATTCTGGAGGCGATACCGGCCGCCGGGGTGGCAGCTGGCCTGCTGGAGAAGCGCTATGGCCTGGCGGTGGCAGCCCTGCCAAATGGGGCCCCCGATGCCCAGAACTGGCTGGCGGCGGTGGCTGAAAAGCACACCAGCGGCGACACCGTGCGCATGGCCACCAAGCTCCTCGACGACTATCGCCGCGCCTTCCTGGGTCCGATGGCCCTCGAGTTGCCGTGA
- a CDS encoding RluA family pseudouridine synthase, whose protein sequence is MSAFGEGEGELLGLEYPKPLPMRLDRWLVAQRPEQSRARIQKFIDAGYVRVNGITGRAKTPLRQGDSVELWMPPPEPLEYLKPEAMPLDVLFEDDHLIVLNKPAGLTVHPAPGNRNGTLVNGLLHHCPDLPGIGGEMRPGIVHRLDKDTTGCIVVAKSQEALVKLQVQIQKRIASRQYLAVIHGVPSADEGTVIADIGRHPIDRKKYAVVSEGGRHACTHWRLVERLGDYSLLRFKLDTGRTHQIRVHCAHLGHPIVGDLTYSRCRKLPMALPGQALHAVQLGLDHPITGERLKFEAPLPEMFERLLAVLRRR, encoded by the coding sequence GTGAGTGCCTTTGGCGAGGGCGAAGGCGAACTGCTCGGCCTCGAATACCCCAAGCCCCTACCGATGCGGCTTGACCGCTGGCTGGTGGCCCAACGGCCGGAGCAGAGCCGGGCCCGGATCCAGAAATTCATTGATGCCGGCTACGTGCGGGTCAACGGGATCACCGGTCGCGCCAAAACACCCCTGCGCCAGGGCGACAGCGTTGAGCTGTGGATGCCTCCCCCCGAACCCCTGGAGTATCTCAAGCCAGAGGCGATGCCGCTCGATGTCCTCTTCGAGGACGACCACCTAATCGTGCTCAATAAGCCCGCCGGGCTCACGGTGCATCCGGCCCCCGGCAATCGCAATGGCACCTTGGTCAATGGCCTCCTGCACCACTGCCCCGACCTGCCGGGCATTGGTGGCGAAATGAGGCCGGGCATTGTGCATCGCCTCGATAAGGACACCACCGGTTGCATCGTGGTGGCCAAGAGCCAGGAAGCCCTGGTCAAGCTCCAGGTGCAGATCCAAAAGCGCATCGCCTCCCGCCAGTATTTGGCGGTGATCCACGGGGTGCCCAGTGCCGATGAGGGCACGGTGATAGCCGACATCGGCCGCCATCCGATCGACCGCAAGAAATATGCGGTGGTCAGCGAGGGGGGGCGCCATGCCTGCACCCACTGGCGGCTGGTGGAGCGCCTAGGCGACTACTCCCTGCTGCGCTTCAAACTCGACACCGGCCGCACCCACCAAATCCGGGTGCATTGCGCCCACCTGGGCCATCCAATCGTGGGCGATCTGACCTACAGCCGTTGTCGCAAGTTGCCGATGGCCCTGCCCGGCCAGGCCCTGCATGCTGTGCAACTGGGGCTGGACCATCCGATCACGGGGGAGCGCCTGAAGTTTGAGGCCCCCCTGCCCGAGATGTTTGAGCGATTGCTGGCCGTGCTCAGGCGGCGCTAG
- a CDS encoding ABC transporter ATP-binding protein, whose translation MARPVLQIDNLLVRYPQAERATLAGLSLELEPGQRLALVGPSGCGKSTVARAVLQLLPPGSSCTGQLELGGHDPREMRGPALRALRGEAVGLVFQDPMTRLNPLLTIGDHLGDTLRAHRPQWHRDELRRQSEALLERVGINPKRYGSYPHEFSGGMRQRLAIALAIALEPALVIADEPTTSLDVAVAAQVMAALKELCEEAGSALLLISHDLALAGRWCDQIAVLDQGRLVEQGASQELLSSPQFPLTQRLVAKARAREGGEARPKEPSPLLLEIEALRCWHPLPSAPWQQNWLKAVDGVNLQLHRGETVGLVGASGCGKSTLCRALMELAPVRGGRIKLQGQDLGQLRGKARRQARRQIQMVFQDPLACLNPQMVVGEAIGDPLLIHGLTTASRARDQARQWLEAVGLSPAEAFESRLPRQLSGGQQQRVAIARALILQPQVLLCDESVSMLDAEVQADVLTLLRDLQERMGLGMLFVTHDLSVASGFCHRVLVLDGGKVVEEGPGSRLLRDPQAAITKSLVAACPRLPALAQT comes from the coding sequence ATGGCGAGGCCAGTTCTACAAATTGACAATTTGCTGGTGCGCTACCCCCAGGCAGAGCGCGCCACCTTGGCAGGCCTCAGCTTGGAACTGGAGCCCGGCCAACGGCTGGCCCTGGTGGGCCCCTCCGGCTGCGGCAAAAGCACGGTGGCCAGGGCCGTGCTGCAGCTATTACCCCCCGGCAGCAGCTGCACGGGCCAGCTGGAGCTGGGCGGCCATGACCCACGCGAAATGCGGGGCCCAGCCCTACGGGCCCTGCGGGGGGAAGCGGTGGGACTGGTCTTCCAGGACCCGATGACCCGGCTCAACCCCCTCCTCACCATTGGCGACCACCTGGGAGACACCCTCAGGGCCCATCGGCCCCAATGGCACCGGGACGAACTGCGCCGCCAAAGCGAGGCCCTGCTCGAGAGGGTGGGCATCAACCCCAAGCGCTACGGCAGCTATCCCCATGAATTCAGTGGGGGCATGCGCCAGCGCCTGGCGATTGCCCTGGCGATTGCCCTGGAGCCCGCCCTGGTGATTGCCGATGAGCCCACCACCAGCCTTGATGTGGCGGTGGCGGCCCAGGTGATGGCCGCCCTGAAGGAGCTCTGCGAGGAGGCCGGCAGTGCCCTGCTGCTGATCAGCCACGACCTGGCCCTGGCGGGGCGCTGGTGCGATCAAATCGCCGTGCTGGACCAGGGCCGGCTGGTGGAGCAGGGGGCCTCCCAGGAACTGCTCAGCTCGCCCCAATTCCCCCTGACCCAACGGCTGGTGGCCAAGGCCCGGGCCCGGGAAGGCGGCGAAGCCAGGCCAAAGGAGCCCAGCCCCCTGCTGCTGGAGATCGAGGCGCTGCGCTGCTGGCATCCCTTGCCCTCAGCCCCCTGGCAACAAAACTGGCTCAAGGCGGTGGATGGGGTGAACCTGCAGCTGCACCGCGGCGAAACCGTGGGCTTGGTGGGGGCCTCCGGTTGCGGCAAGAGCACCCTCTGCCGGGCCCTAATGGAACTGGCTCCGGTAAGGGGCGGCCGGATCAAGCTGCAGGGCCAAGACCTCGGCCAGCTGCGGGGCAAGGCCAGGCGCCAGGCCAGGCGGCAAATCCAGATGGTGTTCCAGGACCCCCTGGCCTGCCTCAATCCCCAGATGGTCGTGGGGGAGGCGATCGGCGATCCGCTCCTAATCCATGGCCTGACCACGGCCAGCCGGGCACGCGACCAGGCCCGCCAATGGTTGGAGGCCGTTGGGCTCTCACCGGCAGAGGCCTTTGAATCCCGATTGCCCCGCCAGCTCTCCGGCGGCCAGCAACAACGGGTGGCCATCGCCCGGGCCCTAATTCTCCAGCCCCAGGTACTGCTCTGCGATGAGAGCGTGAGCATGCTCGACGCGGAGGTTCAGGCCGATGTACTGACGCTGCTGCGGGATCTGCAGGAGCGGATGGGCCTGGGGATGCTGTTTGTGACCCACGACCTCTCCGTGGCCAGCGGCTTCTGCCATCGGGTGCTCGTGCTCGATGGCGGCAAGGTCGTGGAGGAGGGCCCCGGCTCCAGGCTGCTGCGCGATCCCCAGGCGGCGATCACCAAAAGCCTGGTGGCGGCCTGTCCGCGGCTGCCAGCCCTGGCCCAGACCTAG
- a CDS encoding phosphoglycerate kinase, which yields MAKRSLASLTADDLRGKRVLVRVDFNVPLNDSGAITDDTRIRAALPTINHLTAHGAKVILAAHFGRPKGQVNESMRLTPVAARLAELLGKTVVKTDSCIGPDAEAKVAAMAGGDVVLLENVRFFAEEEKNDAGFAQKLAALADIYVNDAFGAAHRAHASTEGVTKFLSPSVAGTLMEKELQYLQGAIDEPKRPLAAIVGGSKVSSKIGVLEALIDKCDKVLIGGGMIFTFYKARGLAVGKSLVEEDKLELAKELEAKAAAKGVQLLLPSDVVLADNFAPDANSQTTSIDAIPDGWMGLDIGPDSLKAFQEALADCKTVIWNGPMGVFEFDKFAAGTNGIAHTLADLSAKGCCTIIGGGDSVAAVEKVGVAEKMSHISTGGGASLELLEGKVLPGVAALDEA from the coding sequence ATGGCGAAGCGTTCCCTGGCCAGCCTGACAGCCGATGACCTCCGTGGAAAGCGGGTGCTGGTTCGGGTCGACTTCAACGTACCGCTCAACGACTCCGGCGCCATCACCGACGACACCCGCATTCGGGCAGCCCTGCCCACGATCAACCACCTCACGGCCCATGGCGCCAAGGTGATTCTGGCCGCCCACTTCGGCCGTCCCAAGGGTCAGGTGAATGAGTCGATGCGGCTCACCCCCGTGGCAGCCCGCCTGGCTGAACTGCTCGGCAAAACCGTGGTCAAAACCGACAGCTGCATTGGCCCCGACGCCGAAGCAAAAGTGGCTGCCATGGCCGGCGGTGATGTGGTGCTACTGGAAAACGTGCGCTTCTTCGCTGAAGAAGAAAAGAACGACGCCGGCTTTGCCCAGAAACTGGCAGCCCTGGCCGATATCTATGTGAACGACGCCTTCGGCGCCGCCCACCGGGCCCACGCCTCCACCGAAGGTGTGACCAAATTCCTCAGCCCCAGCGTCGCTGGCACCCTGATGGAAAAGGAACTGCAGTACCTGCAGGGCGCCATCGATGAGCCCAAGCGCCCCCTGGCTGCAATCGTGGGCGGCTCCAAGGTGAGCTCCAAGATCGGCGTGCTCGAAGCCCTGATCGACAAGTGCGACAAGGTGCTGATCGGCGGCGGCATGATCTTCACCTTCTACAAGGCCAGGGGCCTGGCGGTGGGCAAGAGCCTGGTGGAAGAGGACAAGCTCGAGCTGGCCAAGGAACTGGAAGCCAAGGCTGCCGCCAAGGGTGTGCAGCTGCTGCTGCCCAGCGATGTGGTGCTAGCTGACAACTTCGCCCCCGATGCCAACAGCCAAACCACCAGCATCGACGCCATCCCCGATGGCTGGATGGGCCTAGACATCGGCCCCGATTCGCTCAAGGCCTTCCAGGAGGCCCTGGCCGATTGCAAGACCGTGATCTGGAACGGCCCGATGGGCGTGTTCGAGTTCGACAAATTTGCCGCTGGCACCAACGGCATTGCCCACACCCTCGCCGATCTCAGCGCCAAGGGCTGCTGCACGATAATCGGCGGCGGCGACTCGGTCGCAGCCGTTGAGAAGGTGGGCGTGGCCGAGAAGATGTCGCACATCTCCACCGGCGGTGGCGCCAGCCTCGAACTGCTGGAAGGCAAGGTGCTGCCCGGCGTGGCCGCCCTAGATGAGGCCTAG
- the nadC gene encoding carboxylating nicotinate-nucleotide diphosphorylase, giving the protein MRELFGLEPQLRQWLAEDLGRGDLSAAALKGSRGQAHWLAKADGIFCGGPLVERLFGLLDPQLRVQLLVAEGQAVCAGTCLLELEGDGPALVAGERTALNLAMRLSGIATATAALVQQLEGTGVRLVDTRKTTPGLRLLEKYAVRCGGGLNHRLGLDDAAMLKENHLAWAAAGVGQAIAAVRAAAPWPTRVIVEVETAAEAEAAVAAGADGVLLDEFSPELLSALVPQLRALAGQRGASVVLEASGIQPEQLRSYAATGIDLISTSAPITRSAWLDISMRFQVGLNS; this is encoded by the coding sequence ATGAGGGAGTTGTTTGGCCTTGAACCCCAACTGCGCCAGTGGCTTGCCGAAGACCTGGGCCGCGGCGACCTCAGCGCAGCTGCCCTCAAGGGCTCCAGGGGCCAGGCCCATTGGCTAGCCAAGGCGGACGGCATCTTTTGTGGCGGCCCGCTGGTGGAGCGGCTGTTTGGGCTGCTGGATCCCCAGTTGCGGGTGCAGCTATTGGTGGCTGAGGGCCAGGCGGTGTGCGCCGGCACCTGTCTGTTGGAGTTGGAGGGGGATGGGCCGGCCCTGGTGGCTGGAGAGCGCACCGCCCTCAACCTGGCCATGCGTCTTTCCGGTATTGCCACCGCCACGGCCGCCCTGGTGCAGCAGCTGGAGGGCACGGGGGTGCGGCTGGTCGATACCCGCAAGACCACCCCGGGTTTACGACTGCTGGAAAAGTACGCCGTGCGCTGTGGCGGCGGCCTCAACCACCGCCTTGGCCTCGATGACGCGGCCATGCTCAAGGAAAACCACTTGGCTTGGGCTGCTGCTGGGGTGGGCCAGGCGATTGCCGCCGTGCGGGCGGCGGCCCCTTGGCCGACCCGGGTGATTGTGGAGGTGGAAACCGCTGCGGAGGCAGAGGCAGCCGTAGCCGCCGGGGCCGATGGGGTGCTCCTCGATGAATTCAGCCCCGAGTTGCTATCGGCCCTGGTGCCCCAGTTGCGGGCCCTAGCTGGCCAGCGCGGAGCTTCCGTGGTGCTGGAGGCCTCCGGCATTCAGCCGGAGCAACTGCGCTCCTACGCCGCCACCGGCATTGATTTGATCTCCACCAGTGCGCCGATCACCCGCAGCGCCTGGCTCGATATCAGCATGCGCTTCCAGGTTGGCCTAAATTCCTGA
- a CDS encoding bifunctional (p)ppGpp synthetase/guanosine-3',5'-bis(diphosphate) 3'-pyrophosphohydrolase — protein sequence MLRPVPDLEPAELVAAPLKRRLIQSPADYEVALPEWLQRCIEHVPPGSGESCPIDSEALLAAAFDFAFQLHQGQFRATGEPYIIHPIAVADLLRDIGASAGVIAAGFLHDVVEDTGVTADEIEDHFGAEVRALVEGVTKLGGIHFTNHTEAQAENLRRMFLAMASDIRVVLVKLADRLHNMRTLGALKPEKQLRIARETREIYAPLANRLGIGRLKWELEDLAFKILEPEAFRDVQQQVATKRSEREERLGVTVQLLRDRLAAVGLEGVDVSGRPKHLYGIWSKMQRQQKAFHEIFDVAALRIICPNLEGCYRALAVVHDTFRPIPGRFKDYIGLPKPNGYQSLHTAVIGRHRPIEVQIRTADMHQVAEYGIAAHWKYKEGGSPAAAGDTERFNWLRQLVDWQKDDGGTDSSDYLASIKEDLFDEEVFVFTPNGDVVGLRKGSTAVDFAYRIHSEIGNHCQGVRINDRLCPLATPLQNGDFVQVLTSKAAHPSLDWLNFVATPTARNRIRHWYKRSHRDENISRGMEMLERELGRDGFDALLHGEAMAKVAKRCNLVASEDLLAALGFGGVTLHQVLNRLREELRLASEASAPTPSNEEVAAGVGAAHGAGHQEFHVPGGSGGASPILGLEGLDYRLGGCCSALPGEAILGAVALGNHGITIHRQDCANLVSVPPERRLPVNWNPAATAQHRRYPVQLRIEVLDRVGVLKDILTRLSDHRINVSDARVRTSAGKPARIDLRVELDSASQLSSTINQISSMADVLDICRSGIG from the coding sequence ATGCTCAGGCCGGTTCCCGATTTGGAGCCAGCGGAGCTGGTGGCAGCCCCGCTGAAACGGCGCCTGATTCAGTCGCCCGCCGACTACGAAGTGGCCCTGCCCGAGTGGCTTCAGCGCTGCATCGAACATGTGCCGCCGGGTAGCGGCGAGAGTTGCCCCATCGATTCAGAAGCCCTGCTGGCAGCGGCTTTTGATTTCGCCTTCCAGCTGCATCAGGGCCAGTTCCGGGCCACTGGCGAGCCCTACATCATCCATCCCATTGCCGTTGCAGACCTGCTGCGCGACATCGGAGCCAGCGCCGGGGTGATTGCGGCGGGCTTCCTCCACGACGTGGTCGAGGACACCGGTGTCACCGCCGACGAAATTGAAGATCACTTCGGCGCCGAGGTCAGGGCCCTGGTCGAGGGCGTCACCAAGCTGGGCGGCATCCATTTCACCAACCACACCGAGGCCCAGGCCGAAAATCTGCGGCGCATGTTCCTGGCCATGGCCAGCGATATCCGGGTGGTGCTGGTGAAGCTGGCCGATCGTCTCCACAACATGCGCACCCTGGGGGCGCTCAAACCCGAAAAGCAGCTGCGCATCGCCCGGGAAACCCGGGAGATCTATGCCCCTTTGGCGAATCGCTTGGGCATTGGCCGGCTCAAGTGGGAGCTGGAGGATTTGGCCTTCAAGATTCTGGAGCCCGAGGCCTTTAGGGATGTGCAACAGCAGGTGGCCACCAAGCGCAGTGAGCGGGAAGAACGCCTAGGCGTCACCGTGCAATTGCTCAGGGATCGGCTGGCGGCAGTGGGCCTGGAGGGTGTGGATGTAAGTGGCAGGCCCAAGCACCTCTATGGCATCTGGAGCAAGATGCAGCGCCAGCAGAAGGCCTTCCACGAGATCTTCGATGTGGCGGCCCTGAGGATCATTTGCCCCAACCTTGAGGGCTGTTATCGGGCCTTGGCCGTGGTACATGACACCTTCAGGCCGATCCCAGGACGCTTCAAGGATTACATCGGTCTGCCCAAGCCAAACGGCTACCAGTCGTTGCACACCGCCGTGATTGGCCGACACCGGCCAATTGAGGTGCAGATCCGCACCGCCGACATGCACCAGGTGGCCGAATACGGCATCGCCGCCCACTGGAAATACAAGGAAGGGGGCTCCCCTGCCGCCGCCGGCGACACCGAACGCTTCAACTGGCTGCGGCAGCTGGTGGATTGGCAAAAAGACGATGGGGGCACCGACAGCAGCGACTACCTCGCCTCGATCAAGGAGGACCTCTTCGATGAGGAGGTGTTTGTATTTACCCCCAATGGCGATGTGGTGGGCCTGCGCAAGGGATCAACGGCCGTGGATTTTGCCTACCGGATCCATTCCGAGATAGGCAACCACTGCCAGGGGGTGCGAATCAACGACCGGCTTTGCCCCCTCGCCACCCCCCTCCAGAACGGAGACTTTGTGCAGGTGTTGACCTCCAAGGCGGCCCATCCCAGCCTCGATTGGCTCAATTTTGTGGCCACACCCACGGCCCGTAATCGGATTCGCCACTGGTACAAACGCAGCCACCGCGACGAGAACATCAGCCGCGGCATGGAGATGTTGGAGCGGGAATTGGGCCGTGATGGCTTTGATGCCCTGCTCCATGGCGAGGCCATGGCCAAGGTGGCGAAGCGCTGCAACCTGGTGGCCAGCGAAGACCTCCTCGCCGCCCTCGGTTTTGGCGGGGTAACCCTGCACCAGGTGCTCAACCGCCTGCGCGAAGAGCTTCGCCTGGCCAGTGAGGCCTCGGCCCCTACCCCCAGCAATGAGGAGGTGGCTGCGGGCGTGGGTGCGGCCCATGGGGCCGGCCATCAGGAGTTCCACGTGCCCGGGGGCAGCGGCGGTGCCAGCCCGATTTTGGGCCTGGAGGGCCTCGACTACCGCCTGGGGGGCTGTTGCAGCGCCCTGCCGGGGGAGGCCATCCTCGGGGCGGTGGCCCTGGGCAACCACGGAATCACGATTCACCGCCAGGACTGCGCCAACCTCGTTTCCGTGCCGCCCGAAAGGCGCCTACCGGTTAATTGGAATCCGGCCGCCACGGCCCAGCACCGCCGCTATCCGGTCCAGCTGCGGATCGAGGTGCTTGATCGGGTTGGTGTCCTCAAGGACATCCTTACCCGCCTCTCCGATCACCGCATCAACGTCAGTGATGCCCGGGTGCGTACCAGCGCCGGTAAGCCGGCCCGCATCGATCTGCGGGTGGAGCTCGACAGCGCCAGCCAACTCAGCTCCACCATCAACCAGATCTCCTCGATGGCCGATGTGCTCGATATTTGCCGCAGTGGGATTGGTTGA